A region of the Thermogladius calderae 1633 genome:
GTACAAGATGGTCTTATCGGGTAAGCCGAGGTTCATCGTGAGAAAGACCCTAAACTACATATGGGTGCAGGTGGCAGTGGCCAGACCAGAGGGCGACCATATAATAGCGGCAGCCCACTCGTACGAGCTCGTGAAGAAGTACGGCTGGAAGGGTGGTACAGCGAACACGCCGTCCGCTTACTTGACTGGTCTACTGGCTGGCTTAAGAGCCCTAAAGAAAGGTATTAAAGAGGCGATTCTCGATATAGGGCTTCACTCGCCGACAAGAGGTGGTATAGTGTTTGCGGCGGCTAAAGGAGGCATAGACGCTGGTCTGCAGATCCCGGTGGGTGAAGGGGTGTTCCCCAGCGAGGAGAGGATTAAGGGCGAGCACATAGCCGCGTGGTCTAAGACCCTCAGGGAGAAAGGGCTTTTAGAGAGGTACTTCTCAAGGTATTTAGCTAGAGGTCTTAACCCGGAGGAGTTGCCCCAACACTTCGAGGAGGTAAGGAAGAAGATTATTGTGGAGTACGGTGGTTGATATGAGTATGAGTGCTGTGGATAAAGGGGCTTTGGAGAAGTGGGTTCCAAGGACGAAAGTCGGTAAGATGGTACTAGAGGGCAAGATCACCTCTCTTAAGGAGATATTCGACAAGAACCTGCCATTACTAGAGCCGGAGATAGTCGACTACCTCTTACCCAATCTCAAGTACGAGAGGATAGACGCGGGCCTCGTACAGAAGATGACCGACGCTGGTAGGAGGACTAGGTTCAGGGTTGTGGTAGTAGTGGGTAACGAGGACGGTTTTGTCGGGGTAGGACTAGGTAAAGCCAAACAGTACGTGGAAGCACTGAACAAAGCGATAAGAGACGCCAAGTTGAA
Encoded here:
- a CDS encoding 30S ribosomal protein S5; protein product: MSMSAVDKGALEKWVPRTKVGKMVLEGKITSLKEIFDKNLPLLEPEIVDYLLPNLKYERIDAGLVQKMTDAGRRTRFRVVVVVGNEDGFVGVGLGKAKQYVEALNKAIRDAKLNITPVKRGCGSWECRCGEPHSVPFTVVGKSGSVRIVIKPAPKGTGLVAGEVAKVVLRLAGIRDAWTETFGETRTSVNFAKATLNALRNTYKFVTSLDWLRG
- a CDS encoding 50S ribosomal protein L18 gives rise to the protein MARGPRYKVPRRRRREGKTNYYKRYKMVLSGKPRFIVRKTLNYIWVQVAVARPEGDHIIAAAHSYELVKKYGWKGGTANTPSAYLTGLLAGLRALKKGIKEAILDIGLHSPTRGGIVFAAAKGGIDAGLQIPVGEGVFPSEERIKGEHIAAWSKTLREKGLLERYFSRYLARGLNPEELPQHFEEVRKKIIVEYGG